Part of the Temnothorax longispinosus isolate EJ_2023e chromosome 5, Tlon_JGU_v1, whole genome shotgun sequence genome is shown below.
TCTCGCGTACGTCTGACAGAGATAAAAGCAGTCGACGTTCGAGTGCCTGCCCATCGAGAAATACTCTCTCACAGTGTCTTGCTTATCGCACGCCACGTCGTCGAAGACGAATATCGAGTTCGGACACGCGTCGCTTGGtggaatgacgtcactgttattGGAGAAGGTGTAGTAGCCGATTTCGTCGATTGATGTCAATAAATTCTCCAGATATCGGTATTTCGGTTGTTGCAGCGATTTCGAGTACACGTACACGTTCTCGAAACGTACACCGTGCGGACTTTCCAGCAAACTTATCAGAACGTTGGTTTTACCGCAATTCGAGGGACCGCAAATGATCGCGCGTATAGTAGTCGGCAGCATCGTACCGTGTCTGCGCCTATCCGCGTTGCCCTCCATCGACCGTGATCTGTCGTCGCAATTCGTCACGCGAATCGCTAACGGTTGTCGCacgaatctcattttttttcctcacaCTTTGTACGACTGAATCGAACTTTCTCGTTCGAACGTCTATTTATAGGTGCGCGGCACCGCGAATCGCTCAGTCGCAAAGATGTTCGTCCTGCTGTCGAGACCTTCGGACATTCGCGATTTTAGCGCCGAACAGCTGCAATTCGTGCCGAAAGCCGTTCTATTGCAAGTGTGCGGTGATCACGTCTACTATGTGTGGGACAAGCATCCGCAGCATATAAAGGCGGATTTGGAGGTTCAGACCTATCGTCGCTGTGACGCACATTACAATCAACCGTGGCAGCGAACGCACATCGACGGTCCCGCGCCATTGATAAAGGATTGCGGCGAATgtcaacgaaaaaaataaaaacaggtAGAGGCCTGTTTAATCGCGCGATAGGTGCACTTCCGTTCGAACTGCACATTCCCGGCTATCAGTATTGCGGTCCGGGAACTCGTTTGCGAGAACGATTAGCTAGAGGTGATCCGGGTGTAAATCCATTGGACGCggcgtgtcgcgagcacgacatATACTATTCGCGTAACAAAGGCCTCACCGAGAGACACGCGGCGGACGAGATACTCGCCGAAAGAGCGTTGGGACGCGTCATCGCGAAAGATTCGACTCTCGGAGAGAGAGCTGCCgctacagccgtctgggcGGCCATGAAGGCTAAGACGAAGCTCGGAATGGGTTTGAAAATAAAGGCGAAGACAAAGGCGAAGACCCAGAcgaagatgaagatgaagaagagAGCGGATTCGAAAAAACGGATACTTCCGGCAGCGAAACGAGGCGGCGTATTGCCGATTCTACCGTTGTTGGAAGTTCTCGGTTCTCTGGCCGGCGGAGCGGCCGGAATTACAACGGCGATGAACGCTAGCAAAGCCGCGCGACGTCAGCTGGAAGAGacgcaacgtcacaatcgcgccatggaaggtcgcggactttatctcgctccgtacAAATATGGACAAGGATTGTATCTCGGCCCACACAAACGCGGGCGAGGAGTAGCgttgaagattaaaaaaaaaaaaaaacatcaaagaAGACGTTAAATATGCCCACGGGTGTTACGACTAACGTACAATTGAGTCGACTGGCAAGGCGAATGCGCGTACCGTTCTTCAGAGGTGTTTTCATGCGTGATTCGTTACCGATCGTCGATGGTGtacgtcgaaacgagagcggtatcgtgaatttggaCGATGCAGCCGGTCCCGGTACTCATTGGGTAGCGTACGCCAAGAGGGGAGATCGAGTcgtatatttcgacagtttcggCAATCTTCGACCACCGAAAGAACTGGTGCGATATTTCGGACCGAGCGTGACGAAAATTGAGTACAATCACACATCTTATCAGCGCTACGATCAGAGCATCTGTGGCCAGTTGTGCTTGCAATTTCTCCGGACGATCGATGACGATCGGCGCTAATTTAAAACCTGACGACGCGCCGTGCGGAGACTCAGTGTTCGTCGACCTGCTTCCGCCGATATGTCTATAACGTTTACGCTGACCGGGAAGAGTAGCATCCTCGCGGAGCACTATTTTCCCGCCGTGGATCTGAGCGACGGTGACTACGAGCTCGGTCTAACGTGTTTCGAGACTTATCACACGATTCCGAACGTGAATtcttcgaataataaattttatttcgacgaggATGACACGGAAATTACGATTCCCGAGGGATCGTACGAGATACGAGCCATACACGAGTTTttgaaacgtgaaatttcacgTAAACGTCCGCGACGCGTGGTTCGTTCCAACGAcgatcgtcgtacgtcgatcgcggatatcgcgcgagaggaGACCGTTCGCGCGAACGGCTACGAAGATGAGGTCGCGGAATACCCGATAGTGCTTCGTGCAAAttacaatacgatgaagagcgagatcaaGTGCGCTTTCAGAGTGAATTTTAACAAACCAAACAACGTCGGATCGCTGTTGGGATTCTCGTCGACGCGTATATTGCAGCCGGGACAGTGGCACGAATCGGACGCaccgattaatattatcaacgtaaacattatccgcgtggagtgtaacgtgaccgcgggtgcgtacagcaacgGCAAACGTGTTCATACGATACACGAATTTTCACCGAGCGTACCaccgggatataagatatcggaaacgccggcgCAGATCATTTATCTGCCGATCATCGCGCGGAGCGTTACAAATCTAACGATACGCGTCGCTAATCAAGACGGACGATTGCTCGATTTTCGCggagaagagatcaccgtCAGATTGCACGTACGACGACGAGAGCGATAACGCGTCAGTGTATGCGTGAGCGTGAGTGTACGCGCGACACATGAGATGCTAGTGTTGAACGACTCGGAGCACGCGACAGATAACAGTAATATCTTTACGGCTGCACcgatcgacgatatcgtcaaGTCGACATTCGGTGGCGTTCAACAAGCGACGAGAAAGAAGCTCAACGCGTCGAACGTTAAGTTTTTACAATCTCTGGGATTCGCGGTGCGAAACATCTGAACGATGACTGAAATTCTCAACATCGAAAGCGAGCCGGTCTTTGACGATCGCATCGTCAAGATCGAGACTCACACGTACAACccgtacgccaacacaacgtttgattatagcgacgagatacgaatacccatacaacagcaggatCTGTATACGATGCCGTGCGAAAGTTTTCTCTACATCGAAGGAACATTGACGGTGACCAGAGCAGCCGACCAAGTCGATAATGTGGTATTGGGTACTAATTGCGTCGCGTTTATGTTCGATGAGattcgatacgagctcgaCGGTATGGAGATTGATCGTTGCAGAAACGTAAGAATAACCAGCACGCTCAAGAACTACGTTACGGTATCGTCCGACAGAAGCGTGATCCTGCGAAACGCGGGCTGGGAACCACATAATAATCCGAacggatatttcaatttctgcgtACCGCTCAACTTGTTACTGGgattttgcgaggattacaaacgcgtggtgatcaacgctcgtcacgaattgATCTTGATACGAGCGCGCAACGACAACAATTCCCTGGTGGGAAGTCTCGCGTTGGAGCCTACTATCAAAATACTCAAGATACAatggcgaatgcctcacgtgGTATTGAACGAGATCAACAAGCTGTCGATGCTGCGCGCCTTGGAAGACGGACGATATCTAAGTATGGGTTTCCGTTCGTGGGACCTGTACGAGTATCCCCTGTTGCAGAACACGACCAAACACTCGTGGGCCATTAAGACCGCGACCCAGCTCGAGAAACCGCGATACGTCGTCTTCGCTCTGCAGACGGGTCGGAAGAATGTCATGTCCGCCGACACAAGCCGATTCGACGACTGCAACTTGACCAACGTAAAACTCTATCTAAACTCGGAAGTTTATCCGTACGACGATCTGAATTTGGACTTTGGCAAACACAGATGGGCGATTCTGTACGATATGTATCCGCGTTTCTGCAAGGGCTACTACGGATACGAATATCTCGAGCCGAGTCTCACCGTCTCGACTTTTCTACGTAACGACCCGTTCGTGATCATCGATTGCTCCCGCCAAAACGAATCCGTCAAAAACGCCACCGTGGATGTCAGAATAGAATTCGACTGCATGGAGAACGTACCGCCGAATACCTCCGCGTACTGTCTCATCATACACGACCGCGTGATTGAGTACAACCCGTTGACgaacgtggtgcgcaaaatagtctgagtgttcgcggcaacgtcgacgtgaatattattttctctctctctctttccatcaGTCTCCGATACAATTATTTAGAGGGGCaagggaaggagggagggggaagTATAAATCAGAGTGTCGCGAGACGGTTCGCAGAGTTGCATGTCATTCCTCTCGATTGACGCATCGACGAGGGAGATAGAGAGATATAGAAATCTCGTCATGTCCGTACCAACGTTCGTGGACCTGCAAGGATTCCtcgtcgggatgaaatttgtcgtgaaGGAGGTGGCGGTGCTGAGAAAAGGCTGCGTTCTGACGCATCATATCTTTACGTACCCCATGCCGTGGAATCTCCTCACAAAATCCGATAAATCGTGCGCTACCTGGTTGATTCACAATCACCATGGATTACGATGGGAAGACGGAAACGTACCGTACAGCATGGTGAAACGCCTGATTACGTCGGCCGTGCTTGGtatggaagaagaagaagaagaagaagacgatgacgacgagatgccgactctcgtgtacgtcaagggatgccagaaacgagaatggtTGGTAGATCTGCTGGAGAATTATGCGCGAAAAAACCTAATCGTCGAGACTCTGGACGCGcattacgaagatatcgaatctttGAATAAACTAGATGACACCAATACTATGCGATGCGGAAAACATGAAAAGAATTGCGcgttacaaaatgtaataaaactatttaattggtGGTCGCGCGCGACGCCATAAAGATTTgcgatctttttttaataaataaattatatataacttttttatgttttctttcttactccccctcccctcctccaTCATCACCGTTAGAGTAGGCTCTACTTCCCTCTCTCCTAAAAAAATCTACTGCGCAgttctataaacattaattcccCCTCCCGCTCCCCCTTCCCCCACCACCACATCATTACTTTTTGGAGTTGTCGCATATACTCGAGTAATTTCAAATGAGCAGTCTTGTCGCGATCGCTTGTACTGACGGACAACTTCTCAGAGCCTAGAGAGCGAATAAATGTTTTCCTTTGAAGgatgcaacagcagcagcagcaacaacggtGCAAAACGCGTGAATGCCGTGAATTATTACGTGCCGATTCACAACGTTGAAACTCAAACGTATGAGGCCAGATATGATAGGTAAGTTTCGTTTGAgagaaaattaacatatagagTCTCCCCCcagtttttatatctttgcatattgtaatacttatgaaaaataaaaaaactaatttcatttcttttatccaGCATTTCGGGGAACCGTCGCGCAGTTCGCATACTCAGCAGACGATACGCGCTGACAGCTACGGGATacaaattcctcgaaattgGCATCAACGTGGGCCCACCGAGCTATGTGGAGATTGCCGTTGGAGATCATCGAGGAAAGGAACTGCTGTTGTCTCTCGAAACGTGGAAGGCACTCTACGAGCAACGacgaaatattcagaatttctttcgcAACGACTTCAAAGATGCCCatagttttataaacgttGGACCGCTAACGGTGAGAGTTTGTACGTCGGTTAATAACGTCAAACTCATACGTCTCGAATCTGTAAACGTACGCTTGATGATGACCGAATCGACGCTGCATCGTATGTTCGATCTCGATCGGTGCATCGAAGC
Proteins encoded:
- the LOC139813466 gene encoding uncharacterized protein, whose translation is MPCESFLYIEGTLTVTRAADQVDNVVLGTNCVAFMFDEIRYELDGMEIDRCRNVRITSTLKNYVTVSSDRSVILRNAGWEPHNNPNGYFNFCVPLNLLLGFCEDYKRVVINARHELILIRARNDNNSLVGSLALEPTIKILKIQWRMPHVVLNEINKLSMLRALEDGRYLSMGFRSWDLYEYPLLQNTTKHSWAIKTATQLEKPRYVVFALQTGRKNVMSADTSRFDDCNLTNVKLYLNSEVYPYDDLNLDFGKHRWAILYDMYPRFCKGYYGYEYLEPSLTVSTFLRNDPFVIIDCSRQNESVKNATVDVRIEFDCMENVPPNTSAYCLIIHDRVIEYNPLTNVVRKIV
- the LOC139813467 gene encoding uncharacterized protein; its protein translation is MSVPTFVDLQGFLVGMKFVVKEVAVLRKGCVLTHHIFTYPMPWNLLTKSDKSCATWLIHNHHGLRWEDGNVPYSMVKRLITSAVLGCNSSSSNNGAKRVNAVNYYVPIHNVETQTYEARYDRSSISGNRRAVRILSRRYALTATGYKFLEIGINVGPPSYVEIAVGDHRGKELLLSLETWKALYEQRRNIQNFFRNDFKDAHSFINVGPLTVRVCTSVNNVKLIRLESVNVRLMMTESTLHRMFDLDRCIEARFDRLVRILAAVDAKFAQFSDIASTVTDPREASNAIYASDAFNTNQLIDCELAALVFLARKIYYVKEELNKQAFFTP